Genomic window (Rutidosis leptorrhynchoides isolate AG116_Rl617_1_P2 unplaced genomic scaffold, CSIRO_AGI_Rlap_v1 contig351, whole genome shotgun sequence):
ATCATTGCTTTGTTGAATGAGGCTTAAAACCTCTGGTCTGGAGGCTTTAATTAAACCCTACAACAACAAAGTACAACATTTGGGCGGAAATTTTTTTGAGAGATTTAAATAAAAAAGGATGAAAAATCTGAAGCTTTACTTAGAGACAAGTTTGAATCTAGAGTTGCAGTCGAATGAAGAGGTTATAATCTCCTCTGCGTTTGATATCGAGCGGAACCGACTGTTGTTCGTTTCTGATGCTAATTTCATTTACACCTCTCAAATCTCCTCTTTTCAAGTAAGCTCTGCAACCTATTCCATCGAATTTTTTGATAATTTGACTGATAATGCTTTCGTTTTGATTGTAATTTTTTTTAGTAGCAACTGATATGTTATTTCCAGGATGACAGAGCATGGACCAAGACAGTGTTGCCTGCACAAGTTGATATACTTGATCTGGACTCCGGGGACTTTGTTACTTCATTTCATTATCTCATGGAGAAAGAAGCATTGATCGTCGGAACTTCACATGGACTTCTTTTGCTCCATAACGTTGATGATAAAGTCACCGAACAAGTTGGGAAGGTAGAAGGTGGCGTGAAATGCATATCACCAAGCCCGGATGGAGATTTGCTTGGGGTAGTTACTGGCTTTGGCCAATTATTAGTCATGactcatgattggatttgttgtatgagACTGCTCTTGGAGATGGTGATTTGTTGTATGAGACTGCTCTTGGAGATGGTGTTAACGTATGTAAGGACCTTTTCCATTATTCTTCTTGCCTTACATGAATTTCTCctcctcctttttttttttttttttattttatttattattattattattattattattattattattattttttttttttttattattattattattttttttattattattattattaacaataattacatGAAGTTAGTGGGCAACCGAGATACTATCTGGGCGCCCACTCccttagcaatagcaaaacctatcctagtgaAAATGTGAATAGAGGCTCGTGCCCCAACATCTTGAGTCAAGGAGAATTCCCGAAACCGCTTGAGCAATGTAACAGCACCCGCCTCCAATTCACCTAAAGATGAGAAAGAGAAGGGTAAAAAACCATAACCCTTCGCTGTACACGAATTCTTGTACTTGACATACTTGCGCCGAGCAGCTTCCTCCAccacacgtccagggacaaagtcagccATTCCGGACtgggtcaaaggagaagacccagtCAAATCAACACATACGTCGAGCCCCCTATCCCAAGAATAGAGCAGGATGTCCCCAGGGCGTAGGGGTCTGTCATGACCATCAACCAAACCGATATCCACCTCCTTTCCCGCAGAAATACCCGCGCGAAAGCAAATGTCCAAAAGAGTGTCACGAACGAGGTTATGTCGATGTTTGATGCCAACAGAACCAGCGCATGACACTGCATGATCGCCAAAGGAGTCACCTTCAAAAACCCTGGAACAGGCAGGGCAAGGTAAGGACACCCGGAACAATGGCACACCTAATCGATAACTCAATACACACCTGTAGGTACGACCATTCATAGTCTGCCCTAACCCAGCAATAGGGACCGCACGGAGCCAGTCAGAGGTGTAGGGCTCCTGCTGAGACTTCCATAAAGCTAATTGACGAGGAGTCAATGAGAAAACTGATTCTGAAGAAGCAGCAACCTTTGTGAAATAtatatctgccaatttcttcataagTTTCGGGGCAGCGATCTCACTAGGGTCACATGGCATAGCAGAaccggtaacctttgtgaaatatatATCTGccaatttattattattgttgttgttgtttcttgTACTGTTACTATTGTGAGTGCTATCTTGCCTGGTAACATGCCCATGTACCTTAAATATGCATgccttttttctttcttttttttccctCCTTTTCAATTTGGATTACTTGTGTGTGTACCAATCCTCATACAGCACATTGTTGATGATTCTGTGACTGATGTTCCTTTATGTCTCCTGTTGTGTGGTTTACGAAtgtactctgatgtgtcttttggCGTTAGAATCTGGAGAACTTAAAATTTTCACAGCTTTTTCAGGCGGCTCAGGTATTTCTTCTGAACGAGATTTTGAGAGCCATATTTCTTGGCGAGGTGATGGGAAGTACTTTGCGACTCTGGCTGATGTGTGTGGTTCTACTTCGACACATAAGCAGATTAAGGTGTGGGAACGAGATTCTGGTGAATTGCATGCCAGTTCGGAGCCAATGCCTTTGGTGGGAACCAGCTTAGAATGGATGCCCAGTGGAGCAAAAATATCCGCTGTGAGGGATGAAAAGGCAGATAATAAATCTCCATCAATAGTTTTCTTTGAGAGAAATGGGTTAGAAAGGAGCTCATTCAGCATCAATGAGGCCACAGATGCAAAAGTAGAGCTTCTGAAGTGGAATTGCCACTCAGATCTTCTTGCAGCTGTTATTAGATGTGAAACATGTGACATCCTTAAGATTTGGTTTTTCAGCAACAACCATTGGTACTTGAAACATGAAATAAGATATGCAAGGACGGATGGTGTTACATTCATATGGAATCCAACAAAGCCACTGCAATTAATTTGTTGGACTCTTGGTGGTCAGACCTCATTTTTTAACTTCGTCTGGACTACTGCAGTGATGGAGAACTCGACAGCATTTGTAATTGATGGTTCTAGGATCCTTGTGTCCCCTCTTTCTTTGTCCCTTATGCCTCCTCCTATGCATTTATTCAGCCTTGCTTTTGCTGGTGCTGTACGGGACATGGCTTTCTATAACAAGAACTTGAAGAACTTATTGGCAGCATTTCTTGCTGATGGCTGTTTGTGTGTTGTAGAACTTCCAGCACTAGATACTTGGCAAGAATTAGAGGGAAGGGAATTTAGTGTAGAGGCTTCCATATCTGAGGCGCCACTTGGATCCATTATGCATCTCATTTGGCTGGACCCTCATAAACTTCTTTCTGTTTCTCATCATGGATACTGTGTTTCCCAAAATGACAGCAGGCTTCATGGTTATTATATGCAGGAGACATACATCTTATGTTCTGAGGACCATGCCCCAGGTTCTGTGACATGCTCAGGCTGGCATGCAAAAATTTCTAATCAATATTCTCTGGAAAGAAAGGTCATTGGCTTTGTTCCCAATTCTTCTGACAATGATTCTGCATTTGTTCAGTGTGAGGGTGGAGAAATTCTTGAGTATGCATCAAAGGCTGGTATTACCAAAGGTTCTATTAAAGAAGATGATCCAAGTTTTCCAGCATCTTGGGATGGGTGTGGTTTCAATTGCTACTATTGGTCCATCAAAGTCCTTGCTTTTTGGACTTGATGAACTAGGTAGGCTGCATCTAAGTGGTAAGACAATATGAAACAACTGTAGCAGTTTCTCATTTTACTCAAAATTGGCAGATCAGGTGATAACACACTTGGTTATGACTACCAAACAGGATCTGCTCTTTATTGTTGACATTATTGACATATTACGGGAGAGAATTGGAGTTAAAATACGATAACTTCATTCATGTTAGTAACAGGAGAAGAGGAGAAGAGCAAACTAACTTCATAAATGTTTGGGAAAGAGGCGCCAAAATTATCGGTGTTCTCCATGGTGATGAAGCTGCTGTGATATGCAAACAGTCCGAGGAAATCTAGAATGCATCTATCCAAGAAAGTTGGTCTTATCCTCGGTTATCAATGCTTTGGTTCAAATGCGCTTTAAAGATGCACTTCTCATGGCGAGACGCCAAAGGATAGATTTTAATGTTGTTGTTGACCATGGTGGCTGGCAAGCATTTCTCCAGACAGCTTCACTGTTTGTCAAGCAGGTTAGCAATTTAAAGTACATAACAGAATTTGTCTGCGCCATAAAGAATGAAAATATGATGGAGACTCTATACAAAAATTTTGTTGACCCACTTTTGAAAAAAGAAGCTGTTGATGTGCAAGCTGAAGAGTTTCTAGTTGGTGGTGCCAACAACAAGATTTCTTCAGTGCTGTTGCAATAATGAGGGCTCTTGAAGAACAAGTAACGGAAAGTTCGAAAAGGGAGCTCTGCATATTAACAACTTTAGCTCGTAGTGATCCACCAGCTCTAGAAGAAGCTCTGGAGAGGATAAAGGTTATACGTGATATGGAACTATCAGGTTCTAATGACCCAAGGATAGCATCTTATCCTTCAGCTGAAGAAGCTCTGAAACATCTTCTATGGTTATCAGATTCTGAGGCTGTTTATGAAGCGGCTTTAGGCCTTTATGATCTGAATCTTGCTGCAATTGTTGCATTGAACTCTCAGCGAGACCCGAAAGAATTTCTTCCTTTCCTTCAAGAATTGGAACGAATGCCAGCTTTCCTGATGCGATATAACATTGACCTCAGGTTGCAGAGGTTTGAGAAGGCTCTCAAGCACATTGTCTCAGCTGGAGATGAATATAATGAAGATTGTATGAACCTCATGAAGAAAAACCCTCAACTTTTTCCTTTGGGACTTCAGCTCATCACTGATGCTTCCAAGAGACGTCAAGTCCTTGAGGCTTGGGGAGATCATCTTTGTGATGATAAATCTTTTGAGGATGCAGCTACAACTTATTTGTGCAGTTCTAATTTGGAAAATGCTTTGAAGGCATACCGTTCTTGTGGTAACTGGACTGGGGTGCTTACAATTGCTGGGCTTCTTAAAATGGGAAGAGATGAGATGATGCAACTAGGTCATGATCTTTGTGAAGAACTTCAAGCTATGGGGAAACCAGGGGAAGCTGCCAAAATTGCTTTGGAGTATTGTGGAGATGTTAGCAATGGGTTGAGCCTGTTAATCAGTGCAAGGGAGTGGAAGAAGCTTTGAGGATATCTCTAATGCACTCCAATGATGATTTAATTTCAGAAGTAAAGAATGCTTCTCTGGAATGTGCAAGCAGTCTTATTGGCGAATATGAAGAAGGCTTGGAGAAAGTAGGGAAGTATTTGGCTCGCTACTTAGCTGTTCGCCAGAGGAGATTAGTGCTTGCTGCAAAAATCCAGGCCGAGGAACGAGCTATGAGTGATGTCGATGATGACGCAACTTCAGAAGCTAGCAGCACATTTAGCGGAATGAGTGCCTACACTACTGGGTATGTGATCTATATCAAAATGACATTATAAGCTTGTCCGTGTCTTTGTTTGTTTTCTAAGTTATATCAAGATTCTAGCTATTGAACTTGGTTTTGTTGTTTCTCCAATAGGACAAGGAAAGGATCTGCTGCATCCACAACCTCAACTGCAGCCACCAAGACAAGAGATGCGAGGCGTCAGAGAAAAGAGGGAAAATCCGTCCTGGAAGGTACTTTAAGTTCAAATTCCACATCATTCTTCTCTTATTATGGCTTTCAGACTTGAATGCTGATAGCATGACTTTGGAATTGTAGTGCTGACGAAGAGTTTGCTCTGGTAGACCATTTGAAGGGCATGTCCCCAACTGACGGAGCCAAGCGTGAACTTAAATCTCTGTTGACATGCCTTGTTATGCTTTCGAAAGAAGAAATAGCTCAAAAGTTGCAACGAGCAGGAGAGAATTTTCATCTCTCTCAAATTGCAGCTGTGAGACTTGCTGAAGACGCAATGGCGACCAATAGCATAAATGAGAGTGCACATACTCTGGAGCGGTACACAAAGAAAGTAAGAGCGGAATTACAAAGCTTGGAGATTTTTTCTTGGCGGTCCAAAGTTTTTCCATCCCCTTGATTAATTTGTCTAGTAAATGGAAGTATAAACTTTTCCTGATGACCAATTCTGATAATGTATTTCTGTTTTGTTTGCTTACGGTTCAATTTATTACCGTATGATTTATATCTGTCTGTTTGATGTCCTAGTTCACGAATTTCAAACTTTTCGTAGTTATCAATTATCCATATATTTCCATCTATTCACCAAataaaactacttttttttatcgtCTCTGCCTTTCATTACATTTCACAAGTAACctcagtaatttttttttattactcccTCCATTTCGCGATGCATGGTGATTTAGACGAAACTTCACTTtcctattaatttaaaaataaatattgagTCGATTCGGTTTGGTCTGTAATGGTTCAAAACGTTATCGTTTAGAATACGTGGAAATGTGATAGACCCAATCCAAAAGCCCCCTTTATAAAACCAGAACCTTATCACTTTTTTCAGCTCACTACCATATTCTAAACAAAAGATAAACAGATAAACAACGAAATAATGGCGGTGAAAATTCGATTCGCGCGGTTCGGATGCAAACACAGGCCTTTTTATAGGGTCGTCATCGCCGACAGTCGTTCAAACAGAGACGGCAAGAACATTGAAGTTGTTGGCTACTACAATCCCTTGCCTGGTACTCTTATTTATGTGTCTCTCTTCTTCTTTTTGgtatatatttttacatttatttatataggtAGCTGGGTCGTCTACATGGAAGAAATGTATTTTCAATTGAGCTGCTttacactgcattcgtttttgatTGTGTCTCTCTTCTTCTCTTTGgtatatatttttacatttatttatataggtAGCTGGGTCGTCTACATGGAAGAAATGTATTTTCAATTGAGCTGCTttacactgcattcgtttttgatTGTGTCTCTCTTCTTCTCTTTGgtatat
Coding sequences:
- the LOC139883089 gene encoding LOW QUALITY PROTEIN: elongator complex protein 1-like (The sequence of the model RefSeq protein was modified relative to this genomic sequence to represent the inferred CDS: inserted 5 bases in 5 codons; deleted 2 bases in 2 codons; substituted 1 base at 1 genomic stop codon) → MKNLKLYLETSLNLELQSNEEVIISSAFDIERNRLLFVSDANFIYTSQISSFQDDRAWTKTVLPAQVDILDLDSGDFVTSFHYLMEKEALIVGTSHGLLLLHNVDDKVTEQVGKVEGGVKCISPSPDGDLLGVVTGFGQLLVMTHDWXLLYETALGDAFSGGSGISSERDFESHISWRGDGKYFATLADVCGSTSTHKQIKVWERDSGELHASSEPMPLVGTSLEWMPSGAKISAVRDEKADNKSPSIVFFERNGLERSSFSINEATDAKVELLKWNCHSDLLAAVIRCETCDILKIWFFSNNHWYLKHEIRYARTDGVTFIWNPTKPLQLICWTLGGQTSFFNFVWTTAVMENSTAFVIDGSRILVSPLSLSLMPPPMHLFSLAFAGAVRDMAFYNKNLKNLLAAFLADGCLCVVELPALDTWQELEGREFSVEASISEAPLGSIMHLIWLDPHKLLSVSHHGYCVSQNDSRLHGYYMQETYILCSEDHAPGSVTCSGWHAKISNQYSLERKVIGFVPNSSDNDSAFVQCEGGEILEYASKAGITKGSIKEDDPSFPASWMGVVSIATIGPSKSLLFGLDELGRLHLSGKTIXNNCSSFSFYSKLADQVITHLVMTTKQDLLFIVDIIDILRERIGVKYDNFIHVSNRRRGEEQTNFINVWERGAKIIGVLHGDEAAVIXQTVRGNLECIYPRKLVLSSVINALVQMRFKDALLMARRQRIDFNVVVDHGGWQAFLQTASLFVKQVSNLKYITEFVCAIKNENMMETLYKNFVDPLLKKEAVDVQAEEFLVGGANNKISSVLXAIMRALEEQVTESSKRELCILTTLARSDPPALEEALERIKVIRDMELSGSNDPRIASYPSAEEALKHLLWLSDSEAVYEAALGLYDLNLAAIVALNSQRDPKEFLPFLQELERMPAFLMRYNIDLRLQRFEKALKHIVSAGDEYNEDCMNLMKKNPQLFPLGLQLITDASKRRQVLEAWGDHLCDDKSFEDAATTYLCSSNLENALKAYRSCGNWTGVLTIAGLLKMGRDEMMQLGHDLCEELQAMGKPGEAAKIALEYCGDVSNGLSLLISAREWXEALRISLMHSNDDLISEVKNASLECASSLIGEYEEGLEKVGKYLARYLAVRQRRLVLAAKIQAEERAMSDVDDDATSEASSTFSGMSAYTTGTRKGSAASTTSTAATKTRDARRQRKXGKIRPGSADEEFALVDHLKGMSPTDGAKRELKSLLTCLVMLSKEEIAQKLQRAGENFHLSQIAAVRLAEDAMATNSINESAHTLERYTKKVRAELQSLEIFSWRSKVFPSP